In Nostoc sphaeroides, the genomic window CCTTGGGCGTTGGTTGTCCAAGGAGTTGTGGGGAGATTACCACCATAGATTGAGGAACAACCTGTAGCATTGGCGATGACGGCGCGATCGCCAAACAATTGTGTTAATAATTTTAAGTAAGGTGTTTCACCACAACCTGCACAAGCACCAGAGAATTCAAATAAAGGTTCTTGCAGTTGTTGTTGGCGAATCTGGTTTAATTTTAGCGATCGCCTGTCAGGATTAGGTAAACTCAAAAAGAAATCCCAGTTTTTTCGCTCTTCTTCCCGCAATGGCAATTGCTGTGCCATGTTAATCGCTTTCCGCAATGGCTCAGATTTATCTTTAGCAGGGCAAATATTTACACAAATAGTGCATCCTGTGCAATCTTCTGGGGCAACTTGAATGGTAAATTTTTGATTGGCAAAGTCTTTATCTTTTGCACCAGTTGACTTGAAGGTTTCTGGTGCATTGACTAACTCATCCGCTTGATAAGCCTTTGCCCGGATGGCACTATGGGGACAAACCATCACGCACTTACCACATTGAACGCAGACATCCGGCTCCCACACAGGTATCTCTTCGGCAACGTTACGTTTTTCCCATTTGGCAGTACCTACGGGAAAAGTACCATCAACAGGTAGGGTGCTAACAGGTAAATCATCACCTTCCCATATCATGATTTTACCCAGAACGTCCCGCACAAATTCGGGAGCGGAGTTAAGTGAGGAGTGAGGAGTTAGGAGTGAGGAGTTAGGACTTGTACTGAGCGGAGCCGAAGTAGTTAGGATTGTTTGGGGGACATCTACTTTATGCAAGTTGTCTAGGGTGTTGTCTACAGCTTGCAAGTTCATGCGGACAACTTCTACGCCTTTTTTACCGTAAGTTTTGTCAATTGCTTGTTTGATTTTAGCGATCGCTTCTTCTTGTGGCAAGACACCCGCTAAGGCAAAGAAGCATACTTGCATAATGGTGTTAATTCTGCCACCCATGCCACTGTCGCGGGCAACTTGGCTAGCATTGATGACGTATAACTTCAAATGCTTGTCGATAATTTGCTGCTGCACCTTCATCGGCAGATATTCCCAGACGGTATCTGCATTGTATGGACTGTTAATCAACAAAGTCGCCCCAGGAATAGCAGCTTTCAAAATATCTATGCGTTCTAGAAATCCCCAGTGATGACAACCAATAAAGTTGGCTTGGTCAATTAGGTAAGTAGAGCGAATTGGTTTTGGCCCGAAGCGTAGGTGAGAGACGGTTATTGAGCCAGATTTCTTGGAATCATAGACAAAGTAGCCTTGGGCGTAATTGTCGGTTTCTTCACCAATAATCTTGATAGAATTTTTATTAGCTCCAACAGTGCCATCAGCACCCAACCCATAGAACATTGCCCTAACAACGTCATCCGATTCTGTAGAGAAATTAGGGTCAAAGCTCAAGGAAGTATAACTAACGTCGTCATTAATCCCGATAGTAAAATGCTTCTTCGGCTGGCTTTGCGCGAGATTATCGAAGATACCCTTCACCATCGCCGGAGTAAATTCTTTAGAAGAAAGACCGTAACGCCCACCGATAATTTTAGGGTATGAGACAGTATTTTCTCCCCCTGCAACGCCAGCCTCCCCTGCTCCCCCTGCTCTCTTATCTCCCCACGCTTCATGGATAGCAGCTACAACATCTAAATACAAAGGCTCACCGGCGCTACCTGCTTCTTTGGTGCGGTCGAGAACTGCGATCGCTTGTACACTAGTTGGTAATACTGCAACAAACCTTTGGACATCAAAGGGGCGGTAAAGTCGCACTTTTACTACACCAAGTTTTTCACCACGGGCGTTGAGATAATCGACTGTTTCATGGACGGTTTCACAACCTGAACCCATAAGAACGATAACGCGATCGGCATCGTTAGCGCCGTAATATT contains:
- the nifJ gene encoding pyruvate:ferredoxin (flavodoxin) oxidoreductase, whose amino-acid sequence is MNKTFATIDGNEAVARVAYKLNEVIAIYPITPSSAMGEWADAWSAESRPNLWGTIPSVVQMQSEGGAAGAVHGALQTGSLSTTFTASQGLLLMIPNFYKIAGELTSAVVHVAARSLATHALSIFGDHSDVMAARATGFALLCSASVQESQDFALIAHAATLETRVSFMHFFDGFRTSHEVQKVKLLSDDDLRSLIHDNLILAHRSRALTPDRPVLRGTAQNPDVYFQGREGANPYYNACPDIVQRIMDEFGDRTGRHYKIYEYYGANDADRVIVLMGSGCETVHETVDYLNARGEKLGVVKVRLYRPFDVQRFVAVLPTSVQAIAVLDRTKEAGSAGEPLYLDVVAAIHEAWGDKRAGGAGEAGVAGGENTVSYPKIIGGRYGLSSKEFTPAMVKGIFDNLAQSQPKKHFTIGINDDVSYTSLSFDPNFSTESDDVVRAMFYGLGADGTVGANKNSIKIIGEETDNYAQGYFVYDSKKSGSITVSHLRFGPKPIRSTYLIDQANFIGCHHWGFLERIDILKAAIPGATLLINSPYNADTVWEYLPMKVQQQIIDKHLKLYVINASQVARDSGMGGRINTIMQVCFFALAGVLPQEEAIAKIKQAIDKTYGKKGVEVVRMNLQAVDNTLDNLHKVDVPQTILTTSAPLSTSPNSSLLTPHSSLNSAPEFVRDVLGKIMIWEGDDLPVSTLPVDGTFPVGTAKWEKRNVAEEIPVWEPDVCVQCGKCVMVCPHSAIRAKAYQADELVNAPETFKSTGAKDKDFANQKFTIQVAPEDCTGCTICVNICPAKDKSEPLRKAINMAQQLPLREEERKNWDFFLSLPNPDRRSLKLNQIRQQQLQEPLFEFSGACAGCGETPYLKLLTQLFGDRAVIANATGCSSIYGGNLPTTPWTTNAQGRGPAWSNNLFEDNAEFGFGFRLSLDKQAEFAAELLQQLGSGEWGVGSGEIVSEDLVQSILKAEQKSEADIWEQRERIELLQQRLDEIVTRDPNLKSKIQNLKSLADYLVRKSVWIVGGDGWAYDINFGGIDHVIASGRNVNILVMDTEVYSNTGGQSSKATPRAAVAKYAASGKPGGKKDLGMIAMTYGNVYVASVALGARDEHTLKAFLEAEAYDGPSIIIAYSHCIAHGINMTTGMNHQKTLVESGRWLLYRHNPELLKQGKNPLQLDMRSPTQSVEHSMYQENRFKMLTKSKPDVAKHLLEQAQAEVDARWQMYQYLANR